The genomic DNA ATTCTCGAAGACTTATCTCTAGTCAGTTTAGCCAAACAACGCGAAGAAATCTTCCTCCCTGGCGAATCGAATCCCCTACCCACTGATTCCGAACAACCAGGGGTACAATTACTCAGGCGGGTACGAGACGAAGCACACCGCTTTGCCGTCAGTTTCCACCGCCAACAGCGCCTCAAACAAGGACGACGCTCTCGTTTGGACGAAATTCCCGGTTTAGGATTTGAGCGTCAAAAACAACTCCTTGCCCATTTTCGCTCCATCGACTACATTCGCGAAGCAACTCCCCAACAACTCACGGAAGTTCCCGGAGTAGGGCCCCATTTAGCCCAGGCGATTTACAACTACTTTCATCCCAGTGCGTAGCGTTCGATAATCTCTTTTAAATTAAGATCCCAATTTGATAGGCGATCATTATTCTTTGGATAATGGGTAATGCTTTTATTCTATTCTCTCTTTCCTACTCCCTCCCAAGTTCAAGTGTAAACATTATTCACTCTTATCAGTTCCATGCCAAGTCCCTTAAAGTAGTTAATAAGAGCTTCCGTATACCCTTTATTACTTTCAATTTCCACTATCTTGAGCAACTCCTTTCCAGAATTAGATAATGTAACACCTTGTATTCTAATTTCTCTTGTGGGTGGCCAATCATCAGGATTGTTGGGGACAAGCCCCCAATAAACATTATTGAATCGAAGAGGAAGGGACACCAGATTGTTACGTGCAACTGTAGCTATATAGTTCATATAAGAGTTGTAGTCTGAAATTATCAACCCATACTCCTCTAGGATATTGAGATTGCTGAAGCCAAGTCCATATTCTTGAAGTGAGTTTGTAGCTGCATTTTTACCTAGAGAGGGCACCCTTGCATCAATAATTAATTGACCATGCCCTAAAGTCACTGACAAAGAACAGAGTTGCCGAAACAGCCTTGCAGGTTTGCTGTCTAGCTGACCCATTATTTTTACAGTTCTAATTGCAAATGAGTTGGGCTTTTTTATTTCTTCTGCAAGAATCCGACCAAAGAGTATCTGCATCTCTTCACTACTTTTTCCGCATGCTTCCTTTTGGAAGCTATCAAGCCAGTCATCGCTAATCAGCACTTCCGTTTGATCGGATTGATCGGAACTGCCAATA from Lusitaniella coriacea LEGE 07157 includes the following:
- a CDS encoding DUF2806 domain-containing protein; this translates as MSDIEKATSAFIPITGDVSDLVANSASLPAPIRKNIFKAFDRLCTATLDFPVAYLEGKAAERRAETQARIHLISANAKQIARQMNVDPEYGRIASDKYGKRILQEQINIDTVCNIAAQEIAQPREDLNDIGSSDQSDQTEVLISDDWLDSFQKEACGKSSEEMQILFGRILAEEIKKPNSFAIRTVKIMGQLDSKPARLFRQLCSLSVTLGHGQLIIDARVPSLGKNAATNSLQEYGLGFSNLNILEEYGLIISDYNSYMNYIATVARNNLVSLPLRFNNVYWGLVPNNPDDWPPTREIRIQGVTLSNSGKELLKIVEIESNKGYTEALINYFKGLGMELIRVNNVYT